The window GGAGCTGTGCACCGGCGGCATTGTTTTCCTGCCTGGTTCCGGGGGTACGGTGCAGGAAATCTTCCAGGACGCGTGCGAGAACTACTATGGCGCGCCCGAAACCATCACGCCGATGGTGCTGGTGGGGCAGGAGCACTGGCTGCGGCGCTACCCGGCATGGCCCCTCCTCCAGAGCCTTGCCGCGGGCCGGGGGATGGAGAACCGGATTTTCCTGGTGGACACCGTGGAGCAGGCTCTCGCCGTCCTGGACGGATAAGCGGGTCAGGACCTAAGCTACCGCGGCGCCGAAGGCCAGGCCCAGCAGGTACGTCACGCCTGCCGCACCCATGCCGATGGCCAGCTGGCGCAGGCCCCGGGAAGTGGGGGAGGTGCCGGACAGGAGACCCACGACGCCGCCGGTGAACAGCAGTGCCAGGCCCACCAGGCCGGCGGACACCGCCAGCGCCGCGACGCCGGTCATGCCCAGTACGAACGGCAGAATCGGAACAATGGCCCCTGAGGCGAAGAAGCAGAAGCTCGACGCCGCCGCGCTCCAGGCGGTGCCGACGGCTTCGTGTTCGTCGTGGGCCTCCGGAAGGTCCGGTTGCAGCGAGAGGCTGGGATCGCAGTCGCAGTCACGCAGACCCATCCGCTCCGCTACGCGGTGCTCGGCCGCTTCCCGGGACATGCCGCGGGCCAGATAGACCAGCAGGAGTTCGTTGTGCTCGATGTCCAGCGAGGGTGCTACGGCCAGGGTGATCTGGGTGGGGCGCGTCGCGTCGAGGAGTTCGCGCTGGGATCGCACGGAAATGAATTCACCGGCGCCCATGGACAGCGCCCCGGCCAGCAGCCCGGCGACACCGCTGAGGAGGACCACGGAGCTGGCCACGCCGGAGGCGGCCATGCCCATCACGAGGGAGAGGTTGCTGACCAGCCCGTCATTCGCGCCGAAAACGGCCGCGCGGAAGGTGCCGGCCAGCCGGTTGCGGCCCCGGGTGGCGAGCCCGCGCACCACTTCCTCGTGGATCTGCTCGTCGGCGACCATCGCCGGGGTGGCCGAGGGATCGCTGGCGTACGGTGAACGGCTTTCGGCCCGCTGGGCGAGCGCCAGCACGAAGACCGAGCCGAAGTGGCGGGCCAGGAAGCCCAGGAACTGGCTGCGGAGCGAGGCCGGGCGGGAACGGCCGGCGTGGTCGCCGAGCAGTTGCAGCCAGTGCGCCTCGTGGCGTCCTTCGGCGTCGGCCAGGGCGAGCAGAATCGCCCGCTCCTCACCGGAGCGGTTCTGGGCGAGGTCGCGGTAGACGGCGGCTTCGGCCCGCTCGTCGGCAAGGTACTGCCGCCACCGCTTGATGTCTGCAGGGCTTGGCCCCGCGGCGGGCTCCGCAGTGTGGGCTGCAGCCGGATGGGCTTCGGCGCGGGGCCCGGGGCGGCGTTCACGGCCGGGTTCGGGGGAGGGGGGTTCAGAGTTGAAGGGGTCAGATGGGGCGTGCTGGGACACGGAAGCTCCTGGGCTTGAAAGGGCATGGTTCGGCCCCGTTGCGAATCCAGCGTACCCCGTCATTCCGCGGATTTTCGGCTGGTATTCCTCAGTGCAGAGTTTAGGCAGACCGTAAAAAGCGCCGGCGCCGGGGAGCGGTTGCCGGCCGCTGGAATCCCATGGGGCAGGACTCTTGACCACCAGGGTCCGCGGTGTTCGAATGAGAGCCAGGGCGGGCTCCGCGGAGCCCTTGCCATCACCCCGCCACACGGAGGTTGCAGCATGGACACCACGGGTTCACGTCCAAACCAGCCAGCCAACGACTCCCTCGAATCCGATCCCGCCTACGACTACGCTGAGGACGCGCCCGTCGGTGACGCCGCCGGAACCGAGGAGGAAGAGCTCTTCGAAGAGGCGGATCGGCTGGTTCCGCTGGGCGAGGAGGATTTCCTGGGCGAGGAGAAGCCGGTGGCCCCCCTGGAGCGCGAAGAATTTGTGGAGCCGGAGGAAGGCGACTAGTGGTCCCGGACCACTGACCGCACGGGAGGCTTAAACGCCCGACGGCGACGCCCCCGAAACGGGGAGCGCCGCCGTCGGGCGTTCAGCTTCGCGCTAGTGGGTCAGAACGGGAACCTGTTCTTCCTCCACGGCACCGCCGGCAACCCTGCGGTGCCAGTTGGCCATGACCGCGGGATCCGTTGGCTTAGTCAGCAGGGATACCGCGATGTAAACCGCCGCTGATGCCAGCAGCCCGTAGTAGATAGGTTCGTTGGCATAGATCCCGTCCAGGGGAACCTCCGCGTTGATCTCCAGGATGATCATGGTGCCGAGGGTGATCACCGAGCCCACCGCCATCGAGGCAGCTGCGGCGGCGCCGGTGCCGCGCTTCCAGACGAGGCCGCCGAGGATGGCGACCAGGAGCCCGCCGACGAGGATGTCGTAGGCGATGGTGAGGGCCGCGACCACGTCCTTGGTGATGATCGCGATGACAATCGCGACGACGCCGAGCCCCAGGACCCACATGCGGTTGGCCCGAACGTCGTGTTCCGGGTTGTCCGTGTCATCGGTGTTGATGTTCTTGCCGAACCAGCTGGCGACGAACGGCAGCACATCGGCGCGGGCCACCGTGGCGGCGGCAATCAAGGCGCCGGAGGCGGTGGACATCATGGCGGCGACGGCGGCGGCCAGCACCAGGCCGCCGATGCCGATCGGCAGGAGGTTGGTGGCCACTTCGGCGTAGACAACATCCTTGCCGAGGGCCTTGACATCGATGTCCGGCAGGGCAACGCGGGCGCCCAGGCCGATCAGGGCGCCGGCAGCGCCGTAAAGAATGCAGTAAATGCCGGCGGTGGCGCCGCCCCAGCGGGCCACGGTGGGGGTCTTGGCGGTGAAGACGCGCTGCCAGATGTCCTGGCCGATCAGCAGGCCCAGGGTGTAGACGACGAAGTACGTGATGATCGTCTGGATGCCAATGCCGTCAATCTGGAAGAAGCTGGCGTCCACTCGGGCGCGGATCCCGTCGAGGCCGCCGGCGGCGTTGAGGGTGAACGGCAGCATCAGGGCGAAGATGCCGACCGTTTTGATGACGAACTGGACCTGGTCAGCCAGGGTGATCGACCACATGCCGCCGATCGTCGAGTAGACCAGGACGATCGCGCCGCCGATGGCGATGGCAAGCGCTCGGTCCCAGCCAAAAAGCACCACAAAAATGGTGGCGTACGCGCCGGTGGACGTGGCGCAAAGCATCAGCGTGTAGGCGAGCATCACGATGCCCGAGGTCTGGGTGGCGTTGCTGCCGTAGCGCAGGCTCAGCATCTGGGACACGGTGTAGATCTTCAGCTTCTGAATGGTGCTGGCGAAGAGCAGGCTGAGAAGGAGCACGCCGGCGCCGATCGCGACGACGAGCCACATGCCGGAGATGCCGAATTTGTAGCCGAGGCCTACGCCGCCTACGGTGGAGGCGCCACCGAGCACGACGGCAGCCATGGTGCCGGTGTAGAGAAACGGTCCGAGGCGGCGGCCGGCGACGAGGAAGTCGCTGTTGTTCTTGGTGCGGGACTTACCCCACCACCCGAAGGCCAGCATGGCGGCCAGGTACACCACCACGATGGCAATGTTGACGAAACTTGCGTCCATTGAGGGCTCCTTGGAGCTGTTCGGAGCAGGGCTGAACCTGGCGGCACACGTGCAGAGTCCGGGATCCAACTGCTTTTTGAGGGTAGGGAACGTTTTGCCGGCGGCAGCGTGCCGCGGGTGGGGAGCGCTGCCGCACTTGCGGCGGCTATTGCCTAATAGGCAACACTTGTTGCCAAAGATTAGATGTGATCCCTGTAACAGTCAAGACGCATGACGCGTCGGGGGCAGATCCGGGGTCCCGGAGATGCCGTCCCGCTAGTATGGCTCCAACGATGGGGCCGAGCGGCCGGCCGTGAAAGGTTCCAAAAAATGAAGGCTCTACCAGTTGAACCGAGCAACGTTCCCGTTGCCATCGGTTCCCGGATCCGCGCCGCCCGGCAGTCCCAGCGGCTCACCATCGAACAGGTCGCCGACGCCACCGGTCTGACCAAGGGTTTCCTCAGCCGGGTGGAGCGGGACCTCACCTCTCCGTCGGTCGCTTCCCTGGTCACGCTGTGCCAGGTGCTCTCCA is drawn from Micrococcaceae bacterium Sec5.8 and contains these coding sequences:
- a CDS encoding sodium:solute symporter: MDASFVNIAIVVVYLAAMLAFGWWGKSRTKNNSDFLVAGRRLGPFLYTGTMAAVVLGGASTVGGVGLGYKFGISGMWLVVAIGAGVLLLSLLFASTIQKLKIYTVSQMLSLRYGSNATQTSGIVMLAYTLMLCATSTGAYATIFVVLFGWDRALAIAIGGAIVLVYSTIGGMWSITLADQVQFVIKTVGIFALMLPFTLNAAGGLDGIRARVDASFFQIDGIGIQTIITYFVVYTLGLLIGQDIWQRVFTAKTPTVARWGGATAGIYCILYGAAGALIGLGARVALPDIDVKALGKDVVYAEVATNLLPIGIGGLVLAAAVAAMMSTASGALIAAATVARADVLPFVASWFGKNINTDDTDNPEHDVRANRMWVLGLGVVAIVIAIITKDVVAALTIAYDILVGGLLVAILGGLVWKRGTGAAAAASMAVGSVITLGTMIILEINAEVPLDGIYANEPIYYGLLASAAVYIAVSLLTKPTDPAVMANWHRRVAGGAVEEEQVPVLTH
- a CDS encoding VIT1/CCC1 transporter family protein, with translation MSQHAPSDPFNSEPPSPEPGRERRPGPRAEAHPAAAHTAEPAAGPSPADIKRWRQYLADERAEAAVYRDLAQNRSGEERAILLALADAEGRHEAHWLQLLGDHAGRSRPASLRSQFLGFLARHFGSVFVLALAQRAESRSPYASDPSATPAMVADEQIHEEVVRGLATRGRNRLAGTFRAAVFGANDGLVSNLSLVMGMAASGVASSVVLLSGVAGLLAGALSMGAGEFISVRSQRELLDATRPTQITLAVAPSLDIEHNELLLVYLARGMSREAAEHRVAERMGLRDCDCDPSLSLQPDLPEAHDEHEAVGTAWSAAASSFCFFASGAIVPILPFVLGMTGVAALAVSAGLVGLALLFTGGVVGLLSGTSPTSRGLRQLAIGMGAAGVTYLLGLAFGAAVA